GGAAACCATGAGGGCATGAAAGGTGCTTTCATCTTCCATGCCACAGATAGAGCACATCGCAGAAATAAATTGATGGTGCGACACTCTATTAACCTAGACTACAAGACTATTTGAGGCAGGACGCCAGAGGTCTTTTTGGAACTATGGATTTCACATGTGCGTTCTATTACAAAAGTCACAATATAAGAGACAATTAATGTGATTTTTTTCTTTAAAACTGGTTATAAATCTTCTAGATAAAAGCATATGGTTGAAATATTGCTCTTGTTGCTTGTGACAGCATGGCAGGGGTGTCGACCTCTTTGTGAGTGAACCAAGCCTCATACTTTGTAAATACTTGGTTGCGAGAAAACCTGTTAAGTTCCCTCTATAATGCCGTCACAAGACAGTATCTGCTAAGCTTCATTGGTAATGGTATCACAATCCTAGGCTGAAAAGAGAATCACATAAATGGTTGAGAAAATGGCATTTGGATGTTGTACTTGAAAATATATGAAGTCTTAAATTAAGAGTTATTTGGTCACATGAAAAGAGGAGAGACGAATAGAAGTTGCGTTTAAACAAAATTTTCAtgagctttgggtttcttcaaaTTTTGTAATTCCTATGATACAATCATATATTTTTATATAGAAaatctctttttttgtcttcaaCTTTCATTTTTTTCCCAAGCTCTCATAGAATTCTCTCGGTGCAAACAGGACCAGCAAGTGCATCAATGGACAATGATCAACAACAAATCAGATTCGTAAGTAAAAGCTCCACAAGTTTTTTGGCCACCATACCAACCAAATCAAAGCACTTTAGTGTATGAGTATCTGAGTATCTGACCAATCAATTCAACTATGCTTCACTCAAAAGCGATAAAAGTACAACACAATGCTTTTCAGACTTGGGCTTCAATGTGGAATAAGGAAAAAGATTACATCTCTCACAGTACTACCACGGTCCATTAAAACTGCTTAACAAGATGTGATGCGTAGTTTCTCGAAAAAAGGTGGGATAAGGAAAGGCGAAGCATTTGAAGTTAAGGATCTTGGTCAACTAAAATATTCCCTGGGTGTCGAAGTTGCCCGAACAAAAAGGGGAATAACCCCATCTCAGCGGAAGTATACCTTAGAGTCCTAAGTGAAAACGCAATGCTTAGATGTAGAGCAGCTCGAACTTCCATTGAACAAATCACAAATTTGGCAGCATAGCTTGGTGAACCGATTAACAAAGAAAAATATCAACAATTGGTTGGCAGACTTCTGTATTTATGTCACACTAGACCAGATATTACATATACAGTCATTGTAGTAAGTAGATATATGCATGACCCCGGAAGTGTGCCCCTTGCTGTCTACAGAAGCCTGAGGTATCTAAAGGGCAATCCTGGTATGGGACTCTGGTTCAAGAGAAATGGCCATTGGAATGTTTACAATTAAAGTGTGCTGATTAGACTAATTGTCTTGATGATATACGATCAACCTCTCGTTAATGTGTGTTTGTTGGTGGAAATTTGGTGTCATGGAGAAGCAAAAAACAACCGGTAGGGTCAAAATGATCTGTAGAAGTTCAGTATAGGGCAATGTCGCAAGAGCTGAGTGAGATGTTGTGGGTAAGGAGCCTTCTGCTCGAGTTGAAGGTGCTCAGACAAGTATCCTCTAAATGTGTGGTGTGACAACAAATCTGCAGCATGACGGAACAAACATGTGGATATAGACATATTCTTTATGAAAGAGAAACTAGATGTAACTAGCTATGGACAACAAGTCGCCAACTGCCTAACAAAAGGCTTGGGAGCTAAGAAGAGCAATCTTGATTTCCTTTTTGAATTTTTAAGGGGGAGGGGGGGGACACCCACCTGGATTTCATAAAAGAGGGGTCGACCCAGAGTATATTTTACAGCATACAAGGGGGGCATGGCAGGATTTTTTGCAGCACATAGAACTATAGCTCCTGATCAAGAATCAAGAAATAAGGCCGCTCAGGGCAGCTTTCGGAGAACCAGAATACACAGCCAAACATCGATGTGGGGACATGCTCGTGTTTGAACCTGCCTTGCCAGAGCACAACATCGTTGCGACACGCTTTCACAGTGGCAACTAGAGAGGGCGTGGCATCTCGGAAGACAACGACATTCCATCGTTTCCAGAGGTGCCAGCAGCAGAGGAGCGCCACGGCATACGACGAGGCCTCGCCGACAATAGGGGAGGCGTCAAAGAGGTGGACATGATAGATATCTATCATCCCTCTTGAGGGGGAGTGTTGGGTTGTATCTTCTTTGTGCTTCAGTGCGTGCGCGCGCTTTAGGCCAATGTGGCCCATGTAACCCAGCAACCTATATATGTGTTGGCCCCCTACAGAAACCCTAACCCCAAAGGAATACAACACCACAGGTTAGTTCTCTATCTCAGCGGCCACCCCTCTCTCCCCTACTCCAGTAGAATTTTATCTTAATCAGTCAAAATAGATCCCATGTATCCTGATGGAGAGTACTGCGGATCAAAGCACATGCCATTTATATAAGTAGCAGTGATCTAAAagatcttatattagtttacagatgGAGTACCTTATATATAACAAAAAAGAAGCAGTAAACTTTACCACTAGAGCAACATCATATACACAGTTTATACCTGAGCTACCAAAATTAACAGTGGCACCAACCGCAAAAGAAAATTCAAGGGAGCCGACCTAAAATCGTGGCATATATATGACCGGTGGATCGAACTACCACTAAGCTGCTAAACAGAATCATGGGAAACTATTTAGTACAATTTTTCAGAAGGAAGGGAATACGTTGTTGAATGTTGAGTACATGGAAAAGAATATAAATACAATGTTTGATTTTCAGTCTAGGAAAAATAGCCGAGTAGATCATTTCACGTGCAAATCCAAGCGTTATTGTACATCCAGCTTGGATTAGATATGAAAATTGGTTGGATCCAGCAAGTAAGATTTAGAGCTCTCCTGGTCGAGGAAAGTTACAAAATTCTTCCAAGAGTGACAGTTATTGCCCAAATAAACTAGATAAAGCCGCCAGATATCCTGCTAGCTGCAGAAGTGTACAAACACAAGATCAGGTATTAGTAGGGCACAACCATTATTTAACGTTCTGGTAAGCAATTTTGGTGTTTTTCGGTGGATAACACATAAATTAGTTGCAGCATTTCTCTGGAAGAAAATGTTTTTTGGTTATATTGAATATTACTGTCTACTAATTAAGATGAATTTCCTCTTTATGCTCAACTTATGTACCTGCCCCAAGATACCCTTTCCTGTCTGACCTTCCAATACCAATGCAGCAGTCAATCCTATCACCGCCAATGCGCCGTTAATAGCTTCTGCTTGATGACGTTTCTGCAAAAAAGATAAGAATGTTGTGGTAAAAGAAATGAAAGATACAAGTAATAGCGTATCAAATGTGTGCTGATTGTGCAGTTCAGAGGGGCATACAACAGATGGGTTCTCCAGGAGTAATACAGATCAAGGTAATAAATTACTTTAGAAGCAATCATATATGCTCAAGGAAAGAGGACAAGCGATTATGCAATTGCATACGGGTCCTAAGATTTCCCCCAATAACACGATAAGACACTACATACATGAAAAAAGAAAATCATACATGCAGCACTGAAGCGTTGCAATTTgaaagactaaattggggtccaTGTGAATGTCATTACAATCCACACTTATCTATTTACTAGGTTAGCTTCCTCCATTTTGTGACACACAGTCACATTTTGGTTGAAAGATGAAGTAGACATGAAAATGGCAAATCAAGACAAAATAAAGAACCACATATAACTAGGGGAAAGCCATGTTTTGATTCTAGTTATTTTTTTTCTGACAAATACTGGATTTTATTCTCAAAATGAAGCATAAAGGAGATACAAACACAATGAGCACACGCCCAACCTCTGCATAACTAGGATGTACACACAAAGAACCACGCAAGCAAAGAGCAAAGTCATACAAGACCGGAGCTATGCCTAGacagaggaaaaagaaaagaaaaactccGAAGCGATGAAACAGCAATCGATGAATTACAACAATGACCATATCCGCACCAACCATCTCTTGACATCACAAGGACAATGAAAAAGGTTCTCCAGTAACAATCATATTCAAGTTGCTAAGAATTATTTTTGTTAGTTTGCATCCCCTATAGAAGGATTCCTCTCAGGATTTCGAGAGACATTAGTTTCCATCATTTAACAAATTCTTGATCTGTATAGATTACTGCACAAAATTTCTGTTTGTATGGCTAGATAATATGATGGAATACAACTTATGACATGTGGACTGCACTATCCTAGTTTTCTTTTACCAATAACAACTGAAAGAATTTCCCATTTCATCATCGCTTCTATTCGTTTTAGAAAATATATTTATTCCACAATCATAAATATCTATATTCCTTCGGAGGAGAGATTAATTAGTGGAATTACAGGACAGAAGTAACGAACCTTCAGCTTATCTCTGGCACGAATTTCTTGCATTTGTTTCACTGCTAAGCGCTTAGCTTCCTGTGGATCAACCATTATCACTTTCTGACCTGAACTTCCTTTGCCTTGTGGTGCCTGGTTCATTTGATGAGTTCAGCACCTCTTAGCTACCAAGCAATAATACCAAGAGTAATACAGCTACAACTATAATAAAAAGAAGCTAATTATTTTTCTCAGGATCCCTGTCAGAGTGTTGCAGAATTTCTAGAGCAAGAAAGCCTCCTGC
The sequence above is a segment of the Aegilops tauschii subsp. strangulata cultivar AL8/78 chromosome 6, Aet v6.0, whole genome shotgun sequence genome. Coding sequences within it:
- the LOC120966475 gene encoding uncharacterized protein yields the protein MACSPSPRLLHRASSSSPLLSVGHVRSAPSSTFGWTIQCKQSGHILYGRSHVTSFLALASADAPQGKGSSGQKVIMVDPQEAKRLAVKQMQEIRARDKLKKRHQAEAINGALAVIGLTAALVLEGQTGKGILGQLAGYLAALSSLFGQ